One Ochotona princeps isolate mOchPri1 chromosome 29, mOchPri1.hap1, whole genome shotgun sequence genomic region harbors:
- the MN1 gene encoding transcriptional activator MN1, with amino-acid sequence MFGLDQFEPQINSRNPGQGERNFNESGLSMNAHFKAPAFHTGGAPGPVDPALSALGEPPILGMSMEPYGFHARGHSELHAGALQAQPVHGFFSGQQPHHGHPGGHHPHQHHPHFGGNFGGPDPGASCLHGGRLLGYGGGGGGGGGAAGGLGSQPPFTEGYEHMAESQGPESFGPQRPGNLPDFHSSGASGHAVPAPCLPLDQSPNRAASFHGLPASSGSESHSLESRRVTNQGAVDSLEYNYPGEAPSGHFDMFSPTDSEAQLPHYAAGRQLPGSAFPGASAMPRAAGLVGLSKMHAQPPPPPPPQQPPQQTPQQQQPPPPPHGVFFERFSGPRKMPAGLEPGVASRHPLMQPPQQGQPPPQSQPPPQQQPPPPPPGLLLRQNSCPPALPRPQQGEASTPSGGLQDGGPMLPSQHAQFEYPIHRLENRSMHPYSEPLFNPQHPAPQQAPNQRLQHFDAPPYMNVAKRPRFDFPGSAGVDRCASWNGSMHNGGALDNHLSPSAYPGLPGEFTPPVPDSFPSGPPLQHSAPDHQSLQQQQQQQQQQQQQQQQQQRQNAALMIKQMASRNQQQQRLRQPSLAQLGHPGDVGQGGLVHGGPVGGLAQPNFERDGSSAGAGRLGPFEQQAPHLAQESAWFPGPHPPPGDLLPRRMGGSGLPADCGPHDPSLAPPPPPPGGSGVLFRGPLQEPLRLPGEGHVSALSSPGLQFGGSLAGLGQLQSPGAGVGLPGAPAERRPPPPPPPDFAAPALGGQPGFPFGPASRQATPHSGPGVNSPPSAGGSGSGSGGGSGGGGGGGSGGGAYPPQPDFQPSQRASASKLGALSLGSFNKPSSKDNLFGQSCLAALSTACQNMIASLGAPNLNVTFNKKNPPEGKRKLSQNDPDGSAAAAVAGHPGSDYFPGGTASGAPGSGVGGSGPPGTSSSGSKTSGPSNPPAQGDGTSLSPNYTLEATSGNDSKSVPGGGGRGRGRRKRDSGHVSPGTFFDKYAAAAAAAAAAAPDSGGAPGVSPGQPQPSGAGGASGSGGGPVGSANEARGAPTPHEKALTSPTWGKGADLLLGDQPDLMASLDGGAKTDGSSPHVGEFASDEVSTSYANEDEVSSSSDNPPALARASRSPLVTGSPKLPPRGVGVGAGEHGPKAPPPPLGLGILSTSASTPDSYGGGGGAGHPGTPGLEQVRTPTSSSSGGGGGSSGSAPPPPDEIHPLEILQAQIQLQRQQFSISEDQPLGLKGGKKGECAVGAAGTQNGDAELGSCCSEAVKSAMSTIDLDTLMAEHSAAWYMPADKALVDGADDDKTLAPWEKAKPQNPNSKEAHDLPANKASAAQPGSHLQCLSVHCTDDVGDAKARASVPSWRSLHSDISNRFGTFVAALT; translated from the coding sequence ATGTTTGGGCTGGACCAATTCGAGCCCCAGATCAACAGCAGGAACCCGGGCCAGGGCGAGAGGAACTTTAACGAGAGCGGACTGAGTATGAACGCCCACTTTAAAGCCCCGGCTTTCCACACAGGAGGGGCCCCTGGTCCCGTGGACCCTGCCCTGAGCGCGCTGGGCGAGCCTCCGATCCTGGGTATGAGCATGGAACCCTACGGCTTCCACGCACGCGGCCACTCGGAGCTGCACGCAGGGGCGCTGCAGGCGCAGCCTGTGCACGGCTTCTTCAGCGGCCAGCAGCCTCACCATGGCCATCCGGGCGGCCACCACCCGCACCAGCATCACCCCCACTTTGGGGGCAACTTCGGGGGCCCAGACCCGGGTGCCTCGTGCCTGCATGGGGGTCGCCTGCTGGGTTACggtggaggaggaggcggcggtggcggcgcaGCCGGTGGCCTGGGCAGCCAGCCTCCCTTCACCGAGGGTTACGAGCACATGGCGGAGAGCCAGGGCCCGGAGAGTTTCGGCCCGCAACGGCCGGGAAACCTCCCGGACTTCCACAGTTCGGGTGCCTCGGGCCACGCCGtgcctgccccctgcctgcccctcgACCAGAGTCCTAACCGGGCCGCCTCCTTCCATGGCTTGCCCGCCTCCAGCGGCTCCGAATCTCACAGCCTGGAGTCCCGAAGGGTGACGAACCAAGGAGCCGTGGACTCGTTGGAATACAATTACCCGGGCGAGGCGCCCTCGGGACATTTTGACATGTTCTCGCCCACGGACTCCGAGGCCCAACTGCCTCATTATGCAGCGGGCCGTCAGCTTCCCGGGAGCGCTTTCCCGGGCGCCTCGGCGATGCCCAGGGCCGCGGGTTTGGTGGGTTTGTCTAAAATGCACGCCCAGcctccgcccccgccgccgccgcagcagcCCCCGCAGCAAActccgcagcagcagcaacccccGCCACCACCGCACGGGGTGTTCTTCGAGAGGTTCAGCGGGCCCCGCAAGATGCCTGCAGGGCTAGAGCCCGGAGTGGCCTCCAGGCACCCGTTGATGCAGCCTCCGCAGCAGGGCCAGCCACCCCCGCAGTCGCAGCCCCCGCCCcagcagcagccgccgccgccgcctccggggTTACTCCTCCGGCAAAACTCGTGCCCGCCTGCGCTCCCgcggccccagcagggagaagcAAGCACGCCCAGCGGCGGCCTGCAGGACGGGGGTCCCATGCTGCCGAGCCAGCACGCCCAGTTCGAGTACCCCATCCACCGGCTGGAGAACCGGAGCATGCACCCTTACTCCGAGCCCCTCTTCAACCCACAGCACCCCGCACCACAGCAAGCGCCCAACCAGCGGCTGCAGCATTTCGATGCGCCCCCTTACATGAACGTGGCCAAAAGGCCGCGCTTCGATTTCCCGGGCAGCGCGGGGGTGGACCGTTGCGCTTCTTGGAACGGGAGCATGCACAACGGTGGAGCCCTGGACAATCACCTCTCACCCTCAGCCTACCCGGGCCTGCCTGGCGAGTTCACACCGCCCGTGCCCGACAGCTTCCCCTCTGGGCCTCCCTTGCAGCACTCAGCCCCGGACCACCAATCcctgcagcaacagcaacagcagcagcaacagcagcaacagcagcagcaacagcagcagcgccaAAACGCGGCCCTCATGATCAAACAGATGGCGTCGCGgaaccaacagcagcagcggcttcgccagcccagcttggcccagctaGGCCACCCCGGCGACGTGGGCCAGGGCGGCCTGGTGCACGGCGGCCCGGTGGGCGGCTTGGCACAGCCGAACTTTGAGCGCGATGGCAGCAGCGCGGGCGCGGGGCGCCTGGGCCCCTTCGAGCAGCAGGCGCCGCACTTGGCGCAGGAGAGCGCGTGGTTTCCAGGTCCGCACCCACCTCCCGGAGACCTGCTACCGCGCAGGATGGGTGGCTCAGGGTTGCCGGCCGACTGCGGCCCGCACGACCCTAGCCTGGCGCCTCCTCCCCCGCCTCCTGGGGGCTCGGGGGTGCTATTCCGAGGTCCCCTGCAGGAGCCGCTGAGGCTGCCCGGGGAAGGCCACGTGTCCGCGCTGTCCTCGCCCGGCCTGCAGTTCGGGGGTAGCCTGGCCGGTCTGGGTCAGTTGCAATCGCCCGGGGCCGGGGTGGGACTGCCCGGAGCTCCCGCGGAGCGCCGAcccccgccgccgccaccaccggaTTTCGCGGCGCCGGCGCTCGGGGGTCAGCCGGGTTTTCCGTTCGGCCCAGCGAGCCGGCAGGCCACCCCGCACAGCGGCCCGGGCGTGAACTCGCCTCCGAGCGCGGGCGGCAGCGGTAGTGGCAGCGGCGGGGGCTCGGGCGGGGGCGGCGGTGGTGGCTCGGGCGGGGGCGCTTACCCACCGCAGCCCGACTTCCAGCCCAGCCAGCGCGCCTCGGCCAGCAAGCTAGGCGCGCTCTCGCTGGGTTCCTTCAACAAGCCCAGCTCCAAGGACAACCTGTTCGGCCAGAGCTGCCTGGCTGCGCTGTCCACTGCCTGCCAGAACATGATTGCCAGCCTCGGGGCGCCCAATCTGAACGTGACCTTCAATAAAAAGAACCCACCCGAGGGCAAGAGGAAGTTGAGCCAGAACGACCCCGATGGCTCGGCTGCGGCGGCCGTGGCTGGCCACCCGGGCTCGGATTACTTCCCCGGAGGGACTGCGTCCGGGGCCCCAGGTTCCGGAGTAGGAGGTAGCGGCCCACCTGGGACCAGCAGCAGTGGCTCCAAGACCTCGGGACCGTCTAACCCTCCCGCCCAGGGGGACGGCACCAGCTTATCCCCCAACTACACCTTGGAGGCCACGTCGGGGAACGACAGCAAGTCGGTCCCCGGGGGCGgcggccggggccggggccgcaGAAAAAGGGACAGTGGCCATGTGAGCCCTGGGACCTTCTTCGACAAGtacgcggcggcggcggcggcggcggctgcagcggcTCCGGACAGCGGGGGCGCGCCTGGGGTGAGCCCGGGGCAGCCGCAACCTTCGGGAGCCGGCGGCGccagtggcagtggtggtggtccGGTGGGCTCCGCCAACGAGGCGCGCGGGGCCCCTACACCCCACGAGAAGGCTCTGACGTCGCCCACGTGGGGTAAGGGGGCCGACCTGCTGCTGGGGGACCAGCCGGACCTCATGGCATCCCTAGACGGCGGCGCCAAGACGGACGGGAGCTCGCCGCACGTGGGGGAGTTCGCCTCGGATGAGGTGAGCACCAGCTACGCCAACGAGGACGAGGTGTCGTCCAGTTCTGACAACCCCCCGGCCTTGGCTAgagccagcaggagcccgctGGTGACCGGCTCACCAAAACTGCCTCCCCGAGGGGTGGGCGTGGGCGCAGGTGAACACGGACCCAAGGCGCCTCCGCCTCCGCTCGGCCTGGGCATCCTGTCTACCTCTGCCTCCACCCCTGACAGCtacggcgggggcgggggcgccgGCCATCCAGGCACGCCGGGTCTGGAGCAGGTCCGGACCccgaccagcagcagcagtggtggtggcggtggcagcagcggcagcgccCCTCCGCCCCCCGACGAGATCCACCCGCTGGAAATCCTTCAGGCCCAGATCCAGCTACAGAGACAGCAGTTCAGCATCTCCGAGGACCAGCCCCTGGGGCTTAAGGGCGGCAAGAAAGGCGAATGTGCCGTCGGGGCGGCTGGCACGCAGAACGGAGATGCCGAGCTGGGCAGCTGCTGTTCCGAAGCTGTCAAGAGCGCCATGAGTACGATCGACTTAGACACCCTGATGGCCGAGCACAGCGCCGCCTGGTACATGCCCGCAGACAAGGCCCTGGTGGACGGCGCGGACGACGACAAGACGCTGGCACCCTGGGAGAAGGCCAAGCCCCAGAATCCCAACAGTAAAGAAG